The Caloenas nicobarica isolate bCalNic1 chromosome 28, bCalNic1.hap1, whole genome shotgun sequence genome window below encodes:
- the LOC135999379 gene encoding olfactory receptor 14J1-like, protein LHYGTLLGSRACVHMAAAAWATGFLSALLHAANTFSLPLCKGNAVEQFFCEIPQILKLSCSNSYLRELGLLVVSLLLVFGCFAFIVLSYVQIFRAVLRIPSEQGRHKAFATCLPHLAVVSLFVSTAMFAYLKPPSISSPSMDLVVSILYSVVPPMNLKKT, encoded by the coding sequence ctgcactacgggaccctcctgggcagcagagcttgtgtccacatggcagcagctgcctgggccactgggtttctcagtgctctgctgcacgcggccaatacattttcactgccactgtgcaagggcaatgctgtggagcagttcttctgtgaaatcccccagatcctcaagctctcctgctcaaactcctacctcagggaacttggtcTTCTTGTGGTTAGTCTCTTACtagtatttgggtgttttgcgttcattgtgctgtcctatgtgcagatcttcagggccgtgctgaggatcccctctgagcagggacggcacaaagcctttgccacgtgcctccctcacctggccgtggtctccctgtttgtcagcactgccatgtttgcctacctgaagcccccctccatctcctccccatccatggacctggtggtgtccattctgtactcagtggtgcctcca